The following proteins are encoded in a genomic region of Pikeienuella piscinae:
- a CDS encoding YceI family protein, with protein MIRPVAALFPLAYVLAGGPGEAEPRAWRIDADASRLAITYLINGAPRRGEIGRFTGWARLDADDPESAEMELEIDMASVDVGDPFGTAIVKTVDWFFVSEYPTGRYVLDRMEPVGEGQYRATGRLTMRGVEHTVVGELTVAFSAGVAEAAGGAEFARSLYGVGVGFTALFVDVGDTVAVEYDLIAHPVK; from the coding sequence ATGATCCGGCCTGTCGCCGCGCTGTTTCCGCTCGCCTACGTGCTGGCGGGCGGGCCGGGCGAGGCGGAGCCCAGGGCCTGGCGGATCGACGCGGACGCCTCGCGACTCGCCATCACCTATCTGATCAACGGCGCGCCGCGCCGGGGCGAAATCGGACGATTCACGGGGTGGGCGCGCCTTGACGCCGACGATCCGGAGTCGGCCGAGATGGAGCTGGAGATCGACATGGCCAGCGTCGATGTCGGGGATCCATTCGGCACCGCCATCGTCAAGACGGTCGACTGGTTCTTCGTGTCCGAATATCCGACAGGAAGATATGTGCTGGACCGGATGGAGCCGGTCGGCGAGGGTCAATACCGGGCGACCGGGCGGCTTACGATGCGCGGCGTGGAGCACACGGTCGTGGGCGAACTGACCGTCGCCTTTTCCGCGGGCGTCGCCGAAGCCGCCGGCGGGGCGGAGTTCGCGCGCAGTCTTTATGGCGTCGGCGTGGGTTTCACCGCCTTGTTTGTCGATGTGGGCGACACGGTCGCGGTCGAATACGACCTGATCGCACACCCGGTGAAGTGA